A section of the Pseudovibrio sp. M1P-2-3 genome encodes:
- the pheS gene encoding phenylalanine--tRNA ligase subunit alpha, protein MSDLEILEADINTAIAGADSEAALEDVRVASLGKKGSVSEKMKTLGKMTPEERKEMGPALNGLKNRVADAIAARKTVLKEETLNARLKSETIDVTQPLRAAPTEMGHIHPISQVVDEITAIFADMGFSVAEGPDVETDELNFTALNFPEGHPAREMHDTFFFNENEEGERKLLRTHTSPVQVRTMRTQEPPLRIIIPGRTYRCDSDQTHTPMFHQLEGLVIDKASHIGHLKGTLQEFLKAFFEVDDVKLRLRPSFFPFTEPSMEVDVQCDRSGGEVKIGQGSDWMEILGSGMVHPNVLRNCGLDPDVYQGFAWGIGIDRLAMLKYGMPDLRAFFDGDVRWIKHYGFRPLDMPTLLAGLSK, encoded by the coding sequence ATGTCCGACCTCGAAATACTTGAAGCTGATATCAACACCGCTATTGCCGGTGCTGACAGCGAAGCTGCGCTTGAAGATGTGCGCGTGGCGTCCCTTGGTAAAAAGGGTTCCGTTTCTGAGAAAATGAAGACGCTCGGCAAAATGACGCCGGAAGAGCGTAAGGAAATGGGGCCGGCACTCAACGGCCTGAAAAACCGTGTTGCCGATGCCATTGCTGCTCGTAAAACCGTGCTTAAGGAAGAAACCCTGAATGCACGCTTGAAAAGCGAAACCATTGATGTGACACAGCCGCTGCGTGCTGCGCCTACGGAAATGGGCCACATTCACCCGATCTCTCAAGTGGTGGACGAGATTACCGCCATTTTTGCAGATATGGGCTTTTCTGTTGCCGAAGGGCCGGACGTTGAAACGGATGAGCTGAACTTTACAGCATTGAACTTTCCCGAAGGGCATCCAGCGCGTGAAATGCACGACACGTTCTTCTTCAATGAAAACGAAGAGGGTGAGCGCAAGTTGCTGCGTACGCACACTTCTCCAGTGCAGGTTCGCACCATGCGCACACAGGAGCCACCGCTGCGCATTATCATTCCGGGCCGCACATACCGCTGTGACAGTGACCAGACGCACACGCCCATGTTCCACCAGTTGGAAGGTCTTGTCATCGATAAAGCCAGCCACATTGGGCATCTGAAGGGCACCCTGCAGGAATTCCTCAAGGCATTCTTCGAGGTGGATGATGTGAAGTTGCGCTTGCGCCCAAGCTTCTTCCCGTTCACCGAGCCTTCCATGGAAGTGGACGTGCAGTGTGACCGCTCGGGCGGTGAAGTGAAAATCGGTCAAGGCTCCGACTGGATGGAAATTCTGGGTTCGGGCATGGTGCATCCGAATGTCCTGCGTAATTGTGGCCTCGACCCTGACGTCTACCAAGGCTTTGCCTGGGGCATCGGTATCGACCGCCTTGCCATGCTGAAATACGGCATGCCAGATTTGCGTGCGTTCTTTGATGGCGATGTACGCTGGATCAAGCACTATGGTTTCCGCCCTCTGGACATGCCAACTCTGTTGGCTGGCCTTTCCAAGTAA
- the pheT gene encoding phenylalanine--tRNA ligase subunit beta encodes MKFTLSWLKDHLETDASLNEILEKLNMIGLEVEEVVNPAEKLGAFKIAKVLHAEQHPNADRLRVLKVDTGEGDPLQVVCGAPNARTGLVGVFAKPGDYVPGLDVTLSVGKIRDVESFGMMASERELELSDEHDGVIDLPDDAPVGMPYVEYAGLDDPVIEIGLTPNRPDCASVYGIARDLAAAGLGTLKAPKAPAFAPTGPNPIGLTLELGDNPEHCPAFGLRLVKGVKNGPSPKWLQKRLSDIGLRPINTLVDITNYMTFDQGRPLHVFDADKVHGDLVVTHYDGDGEDYAGLDGKTYALESGTVVISDDNGVESLGGILGGEQSGCTNETVNVLIESALWDPLMIARTGRKLNVVSDARYRFERGVDPNYMAEGLDAATQMVIDLCGGEATEATLAGDVPSNELVINFPFAEVKRLSGLDVSSDEIKGILSALGFVISGEGESVQVTPPSWRPDVHGKADLVEEVVRIIGLDNVPAETLPRMSPVSEKVLTVSQNRRSSARRTLATRGMDEAVTWSFISKRQAEIFDGGGKELELANPISADMSDMRPSLLPGLLTAAQRNADRGYPDVALFEVGQVFTDDTEKGQKMVVAGIRRGTASMGGAGRHWSGNSEAVNVFDAKADAEAALSAIGAPTEKLMVFTDAPSYYHPGRSGALKLGPKNTLALFGEIHPKTLEELDLEGPLVGFEVFIDAPPAPKKKATRSKGALNAADLMPVRRDFAFLVDADVPAEKLLRAARGADKNLIKDVTLFDIYEGQGVPEGQRSLAIDVMLQPVKKTLTDEDIEAVSAKIVAAVAKTTGGTLRG; translated from the coding sequence ATGAAATTCACTCTTTCATGGCTCAAGGACCATCTTGAGACCGATGCAAGTCTCAACGAGATTCTTGAGAAACTGAACATGATCGGCCTTGAGGTCGAAGAGGTTGTTAACCCTGCTGAAAAGCTTGGCGCTTTCAAAATCGCCAAGGTTTTGCATGCGGAGCAGCACCCCAATGCAGATCGTTTACGCGTACTGAAAGTGGACACCGGTGAAGGTGATCCGTTGCAGGTTGTTTGCGGCGCGCCGAATGCCCGCACTGGACTTGTGGGTGTGTTTGCCAAGCCGGGCGATTATGTTCCCGGTCTTGATGTGACTTTGTCCGTTGGCAAAATCCGCGATGTTGAAAGCTTCGGCATGATGGCTTCCGAGCGCGAGCTGGAACTTTCTGATGAGCATGACGGCGTGATCGACCTGCCGGATGACGCCCCTGTTGGAATGCCGTACGTTGAGTATGCGGGCCTTGATGATCCTGTCATCGAAATCGGTCTCACTCCAAACCGTCCTGACTGCGCCAGTGTTTACGGCATCGCTCGCGACCTTGCTGCTGCTGGCCTAGGTACCTTGAAAGCTCCAAAGGCACCAGCATTCGCGCCAACTGGTCCGAACCCTATTGGTTTGACGCTGGAGCTGGGTGATAATCCAGAGCATTGTCCTGCATTCGGTCTGCGTCTGGTAAAGGGCGTGAAAAATGGCCCCTCGCCAAAGTGGCTGCAAAAGCGCTTGAGCGATATTGGTCTGCGCCCGATCAACACCCTCGTTGATATTACCAACTACATGACATTCGACCAAGGCCGTCCTCTGCATGTGTTCGATGCGGATAAGGTGCATGGTGATCTGGTTGTAACCCACTATGATGGTGACGGTGAGGACTACGCCGGTCTTGATGGTAAAACGTACGCTCTCGAGAGTGGTACTGTTGTAATCAGCGATGATAACGGCGTTGAGTCTCTTGGTGGTATTTTGGGCGGCGAGCAGTCCGGATGTACCAATGAGACTGTGAATGTCCTCATTGAATCAGCTCTTTGGGACCCGTTGATGATTGCCCGCACAGGTCGCAAGCTCAATGTTGTGTCCGATGCACGCTATCGCTTTGAGCGCGGTGTTGACCCGAATTACATGGCTGAAGGCTTGGACGCTGCAACGCAAATGGTGATCGACCTTTGCGGCGGCGAAGCAACCGAGGCAACCCTTGCCGGTGATGTTCCTTCTAATGAACTGGTCATCAACTTCCCGTTTGCAGAAGTAAAACGCCTGTCTGGTCTGGATGTTTCCAGCGATGAAATCAAAGGTATTTTGAGTGCGCTTGGTTTTGTTATTTCCGGTGAAGGTGAGAGCGTTCAGGTAACTCCACCAAGCTGGCGACCGGATGTACATGGCAAAGCTGATCTGGTTGAAGAGGTTGTGCGCATTATTGGCTTGGATAATGTCCCAGCCGAAACTTTGCCGCGCATGTCGCCTGTCTCAGAAAAAGTTTTGACCGTGAGCCAAAACCGCCGCTCCAGCGCCCGCCGTACGCTGGCAACGCGTGGTATGGACGAGGCTGTCACATGGTCCTTCATTTCCAAACGTCAAGCTGAAATCTTCGATGGCGGCGGCAAGGAACTGGAATTGGCTAACCCGATTTCCGCAGATATGTCCGACATGCGTCCGTCCTTGTTGCCGGGTCTGTTAACTGCTGCTCAGCGTAATGCTGATCGTGGCTATCCGGATGTCGCTCTGTTCGAAGTTGGACAAGTGTTCACGGATGATACGGAAAAGGGCCAGAAAATGGTCGTTGCCGGTATCCGCCGCGGAACTGCGTCCATGGGCGGCGCAGGTCGTCACTGGTCCGGTAACTCTGAGGCTGTGAACGTGTTTGATGCCAAGGCGGATGCAGAAGCTGCACTGTCTGCCATTGGTGCTCCGACCGAGAAGTTGATGGTGTTCACAGATGCGCCGAGCTACTACCACCCCGGTCGTTCCGGTGCGTTGAAGCTGGGTCCGAAGAATACGCTGGCTCTGTTTGGTGAAATTCACCCCAAAACACTGGAAGAGCTGGATCTTGAAGGCCCGCTGGTCGGCTTTGAAGTGTTCATTGACGCACCTCCAGCACCAAAGAAAAAAGCAACCCGCAGCAAGGGCGCACTCAATGCGGCTGATCTGATGCCGGTGCGCCGTGACTTTGCGTTCCTTGTGGATGCGGATGTTCCGGCTGAAAAGCTCCTAAGAGCTGCCCGTGGTGCGGACAAAAATCTGATCAAAGACGTAACACTCTTTGATATCTATGAGGGGCAAGGCGTTCCAGAAGGCCAGCGTTCTCTGGCTATCGACGTGATGCTTCAACCGGTTAAGAAAACCTTGACCGATGAGGACATCGAAGCTGTCTCTGCCAAGATTGTTGCAGCTGTCGCAAAAACAACCGGCGGAACACTACGCGGGTAA
- a CDS encoding peroxiredoxin: protein MSLHVGEVAPDFTADTTIGTINFHEWKKDSWALFFSHPADFTPVCTTELGRAAQLQEDFKARNVKPIALSTDRIEDHLRWVFDINETQDALVRFPIIADNTMEISRMYDMIHAQESEVKTIRTYMIIDPDNKIRVTCAYPMAVGRSYTEIFRIIDALIVSDMHQVATPVDWEKGDSVIIPPNIDNATARRMFPRGWNEVLPYLRYTRYDQ, encoded by the coding sequence ATGTCTCTTCACGTGGGAGAAGTTGCGCCGGATTTTACGGCGGACACAACGATAGGTACTATTAACTTCCACGAGTGGAAAAAAGACAGCTGGGCTCTTTTCTTCTCCCACCCCGCCGACTTCACTCCCGTGTGCACAACAGAACTCGGCCGTGCCGCACAGCTGCAAGAGGATTTCAAAGCTCGGAACGTTAAACCCATCGCTCTTTCAACCGACAGAATTGAGGACCACTTGCGGTGGGTCTTCGACATCAATGAAACTCAAGATGCCTTGGTGCGCTTTCCGATTATTGCAGATAATACAATGGAAATATCTCGCATGTATGACATGATCCATGCGCAAGAAAGCGAAGTGAAGACCATCCGCACTTATATGATCATCGATCCCGACAACAAAATCCGAGTAACCTGCGCCTACCCAATGGCCGTTGGACGCAGTTACACAGAAATTTTCCGGATTATAGATGCTTTAATCGTCAGCGACATGCATCAGGTCGCCACTCCTGTTGACTGGGAGAAGGGGGACTCGGTCATCATCCCACCTAATATTGACAACGCCACTGCCCGCCGTATGTTCCCCCGCGGCTGGAATGAAGTCCTGCCATATCTGCGTTATACGCGCTACGATCAATAG
- a CDS encoding alpha/beta hydrolase family protein: MGEMLKSEERVKEETVSFPSNGETLRGTVFWPRGPLKSSLVIHAATCVPQSFYHPFAKWAAEQGHLVLTYDYRDFGKNEPKTIDALKASKANMMDWAICDQQAALDYLVSLAKTPEVHVIGQSLGGLGTPFHENTSKIDRMTTVASGPTHLYDHSFPYIFWVGLFWHILGPFWTRAKGYFVGSKFGMAENMPSDVFWTWRQWCNERNLYEKQVEKSIRQGKAVPYAGPMRIISFEDDQMVPTVAADRLTRVYSAADIERIRIQPKDYGLRSVGHLNSFRTSKKVLWPTLLGAV; encoded by the coding sequence ATGGGCGAGATGCTGAAGAGTGAGGAAAGGGTGAAAGAAGAAACGGTGAGTTTCCCCTCCAATGGGGAGACGCTGCGTGGAACTGTTTTTTGGCCACGCGGGCCTCTCAAGTCCTCACTTGTGATCCATGCTGCGACTTGTGTTCCCCAGTCGTTTTATCACCCATTTGCTAAGTGGGCTGCAGAGCAGGGCCACCTTGTGCTTACCTATGATTATCGAGATTTCGGGAAAAATGAGCCGAAAACGATTGATGCACTCAAGGCCAGTAAGGCCAATATGATGGACTGGGCCATTTGCGATCAACAAGCGGCTCTAGACTATCTTGTCTCTCTGGCAAAAACGCCAGAGGTGCATGTTATAGGGCAATCACTTGGCGGGTTAGGAACGCCGTTTCACGAAAATACGTCCAAAATTGACCGCATGACAACCGTGGCCAGTGGCCCGACACATCTCTACGATCATTCGTTTCCCTATATTTTTTGGGTAGGTTTATTCTGGCATATTCTCGGTCCCTTTTGGACGAGGGCTAAGGGTTATTTTGTAGGAAGTAAATTTGGCATGGCCGAGAACATGCCCTCCGATGTTTTCTGGACATGGCGACAATGGTGCAATGAGAGAAACCTCTATGAAAAGCAAGTAGAGAAAAGCATTCGCCAAGGGAAAGCAGTTCCTTACGCAGGCCCCATGCGCATTATCAGTTTTGAAGATGACCAGATGGTCCCGACGGTAGCTGCCGATCGGTTGACACGTGTTTATTCAGCAGCGGATATTGAGAGAATTCGAATTCAGCCTAAAGACTATGGGTTGCGCTCTGTGGGGCATTTAAATTCTTTCAGGACGAGTAAAAAAGTACTGTGGCCAACCCTTTTGGGAGCTGTTTAA
- a CDS encoding ArsR/SmtB family transcription factor, translating into MPTPQSYHSKQEQCVFRALADPTRREILLLLSRQDMTIAQVCTHFDITRAAVKKHLTILGEGELISVLPRGRERVNRLEPQGLKSVSDWLNYFSQFWDQRLSLLQDAVAREQANQGKEEQ; encoded by the coding sequence ATGCCCACCCCGCAAAGCTACCACTCAAAACAGGAACAGTGCGTTTTTCGTGCTCTTGCGGACCCGACACGCCGCGAAATTCTCTTGCTGTTGAGTCGTCAAGACATGACAATCGCTCAGGTTTGCACTCATTTCGACATCACCCGCGCTGCAGTCAAAAAACATCTGACAATTCTTGGCGAAGGGGAACTCATTTCAGTGCTTCCAAGGGGGCGGGAGCGGGTGAACAGGCTGGAGCCGCAAGGTCTCAAGTCGGTTTCCGACTGGCTCAACTACTTCAGCCAATTCTGGGATCAACGCTTGTCACTCCTGCAAGATGCAGTTGCACGTGAGCAGGCAAATCAAGGAAAGGAAGAGCAATGA
- a CDS encoding SRPBCC family protein → MNSATLVKSIFFEAPREIVWSFLTDKDKLGEWYHPAEENLSSGASYSLYRVDENDRRVPLIWGQVLEMDPPHRLVTTFIVEPLKHNETTVIWELEEVAGGTRLLLTHDGVEDAAGSVALNLFQAFDKGWDKHFGALRKSVGEFLAKASYRKSPSESYTQTIEVACSPDRACQAIIGDVEKWWTPEVDRKEGEMTVHFGPSFKTFRLDHSKVPEQVLWSCTASNIISRQVSEPEEWNDTRLRWDIRKKNGGCSITLTHEGLIPALQCHEICVDGWERYFANSLKDYLNGGEGEPHQL, encoded by the coding sequence ATGAATTCGGCAACTCTGGTGAAATCTATTTTCTTTGAAGCTCCCCGTGAGATCGTCTGGTCGTTCTTGACTGACAAGGATAAGCTTGGGGAGTGGTATCACCCCGCAGAAGAGAACCTTTCAAGTGGCGCGAGCTATAGCCTCTACCGTGTCGATGAGAATGACCGGCGCGTTCCGTTGATATGGGGGCAGGTACTTGAAATGGACCCGCCCCACAGGCTCGTCACCACCTTTATCGTTGAACCACTAAAACACAATGAGACGACTGTGATTTGGGAGTTGGAGGAGGTTGCCGGTGGTACCCGTTTGTTACTGACCCACGATGGGGTTGAAGACGCTGCAGGGTCTGTCGCTCTCAACCTCTTTCAAGCCTTCGATAAAGGCTGGGATAAGCATTTTGGTGCCCTTCGCAAAAGTGTAGGTGAGTTTCTCGCAAAGGCTTCCTATAGGAAGAGCCCGAGCGAAAGTTACACGCAAACGATAGAGGTTGCCTGCTCTCCTGATCGCGCTTGCCAAGCGATTATCGGGGATGTTGAGAAATGGTGGACGCCGGAAGTTGACCGCAAAGAGGGTGAGATGACCGTTCACTTTGGGCCATCATTCAAGACCTTTCGTCTGGACCACTCCAAAGTACCTGAGCAGGTTCTTTGGTCGTGCACGGCTTCCAATATTATAAGTCGGCAGGTTTCTGAGCCTGAAGAATGGAATGACACGAGGCTACGCTGGGATATTAGAAAAAAGAATGGAGGATGCTCTATAACGCTTACCCATGAGGGGCTGATTCCAGCACTGCAATGCCATGAGATCTGTGTAGACGGATGGGAACGATATTTTGCAAATAGCCTGAAGGACTATTTGAATGGCGGAGAGGGCGAGCCTCATCAGTTGTGA
- a CDS encoding TM2 domain-containing protein has translation MSENNTTQININVSENQKSAIIGFVLWFFLGMLGIHRIYMGKITSGIAMAAMTVIGGITAIFLIGYFILVAVWVWWIIDLVLMAINASKGQKLL, from the coding sequence ATGAGTGAAAATAATACAACTCAAATCAACATTAACGTAAGTGAAAACCAAAAGTCGGCCATTATAGGATTTGTTCTGTGGTTCTTTCTTGGAATGCTCGGTATTCATCGAATCTACATGGGCAAAATAACTTCAGGCATAGCCATGGCTGCCATGACGGTTATAGGCGGGATTACAGCTATCTTCTTAATAGGTTACTTTATTTTAGTTGCAGTGTGGGTATGGTGGATAATAGATCTTGTTCTCATGGCTATTAATGCAAGTAAAGGTCAAAAGTTGCTCTAG
- the lepA gene encoding translation elongation factor 4 translates to MTTKTLSNIRNFSIVAHIDHGKSTLADRLIQSTGTLTEREMTEQVLDSMDIEKERGITIKAQTVRLIYKAEDGQEYTLNLIDTPGHVDFAYEVSRSLAAVEGSLLVVDASQGVEAQTLANVYQAIENDHDIVTVLNKVDLPAAEPDRIKEQIEDVIGLDTAESVMISAKTGLGIPDVLEAIVKQLPAPKGDPDAPLKAMLVDSWYDTYLGVMVLVRIIDGELKKGDSIKMMGTGAVYPVDRVGVMTPAFVATDRLGPGEIGVLTASIKEVADTRVGDTVTMDKKGCTEALPGFKPAQPVVFCGLFPVDANDFEDLRSAMGKLRLNDASFSFEMETSAALGFGFRCGFLGLLHLEIIQERLSREFNLDLIATAPSVVYEMEMTDGSNFEMHNPADMPDVVKIKEIREPWIRANIMTPDEYLGAILKLCQDRRGIQVDLSYVGSRAMVTYDLPLNEVVFDFYDRLKSISKGYASFDYTISEYRAGDLAKMSILVNDEPVDALSVLVHRSQAERRGRAMCEVLKELIPRHMFKIPIQAALGGRVIARETLSALRKDVTAKCYGGDATRKRKLLEKQKAGKKKMRQFGKVEIPQEAFIQALKMDD, encoded by the coding sequence ATGACCACGAAAACACTGTCCAACATACGCAATTTTTCAATTGTTGCGCACATCGACCACGGTAAATCCACACTGGCCGATCGCCTGATCCAGTCCACTGGCACGTTGACCGAACGTGAAATGACGGAGCAGGTTCTCGATTCCATGGATATCGAGAAAGAACGCGGCATTACGATCAAGGCACAGACTGTTCGCCTGATTTACAAAGCCGAAGACGGTCAGGAATATACCCTGAACCTGATCGATACGCCCGGTCACGTGGACTTTGCCTACGAAGTTTCGCGCTCCCTTGCTGCGGTAGAAGGCTCCCTTCTGGTCGTCGATGCCTCGCAAGGTGTGGAAGCGCAAACTCTGGCAAACGTATATCAAGCCATTGAAAACGATCATGACATCGTGACGGTTTTGAACAAGGTTGACTTGCCTGCCGCAGAGCCGGACCGTATTAAAGAGCAGATCGAAGATGTGATCGGCCTTGATACGGCTGAATCAGTCATGATTTCCGCCAAGACCGGCCTAGGTATTCCTGACGTTCTGGAAGCAATCGTCAAACAGCTACCCGCCCCTAAAGGCGACCCTGACGCACCCCTCAAGGCCATGTTGGTGGACAGTTGGTACGATACGTATCTGGGCGTTATGGTGCTTGTACGCATCATTGACGGTGAGCTGAAAAAAGGCGATTCCATCAAGATGATGGGAACCGGTGCGGTCTATCCGGTGGACCGTGTAGGTGTTATGACCCCGGCCTTTGTCGCCACCGACCGCCTTGGCCCCGGTGAAATTGGCGTGTTGACTGCGTCCATCAAGGAAGTTGCCGACACCCGTGTTGGTGATACAGTCACCATGGACAAAAAAGGCTGCACAGAGGCTCTACCTGGCTTCAAACCAGCCCAACCAGTTGTGTTTTGTGGTCTGTTTCCGGTAGATGCCAACGACTTTGAGGATCTGCGCTCTGCAATGGGCAAGCTACGCCTCAACGATGCGTCCTTCTCCTTTGAAATGGAAACATCAGCCGCTCTCGGCTTTGGCTTCCGCTGTGGTTTCCTTGGCCTGCTGCACCTTGAAATTATTCAGGAGCGCCTGTCCCGCGAGTTCAATCTGGACCTGATCGCAACCGCTCCATCCGTTGTTTACGAGATGGAGATGACTGACGGTTCCAATTTTGAAATGCACAATCCAGCTGACATGCCGGATGTGGTCAAGATCAAGGAAATTCGTGAGCCTTGGATCCGCGCAAACATCATGACACCCGACGAGTATCTGGGTGCAATCTTGAAACTGTGTCAGGATCGTCGCGGTATTCAGGTTGACCTGTCCTATGTGGGCAGCCGTGCCATGGTAACCTATGATTTGCCGCTCAACGAAGTTGTTTTTGACTTCTATGATCGATTGAAGTCCATCTCCAAAGGGTATGCATCCTTCGATTACACCATTAGCGAATATCGCGCTGGTGACTTGGCAAAAATGTCTATTCTGGTGAATGACGAGCCCGTAGACGCGCTGTCCGTTCTTGTTCACCGTTCACAGGCAGAGCGCCGTGGCCGTGCCATGTGTGAGGTTCTTAAAGAGCTTATCCCTCGTCACATGTTCAAAATCCCAATTCAGGCCGCACTTGGTGGACGTGTTATCGCGCGTGAAACTCTCTCTGCCCTGCGTAAAGACGTGACTGCGAAATGTTACGGCGGTGACGCCACCCGTAAGCGTAAGCTTCTGGAAAAACAGAAAGCGGGTAAGAAGAAAATGCGCCAGTTCGGTAAAGTGGAAATCCCTCAGGAAGCCTTCATTCAGGCCCTGAAGATGGACGACTGA
- the mepA gene encoding penicillin-insensitive murein endopeptidase yields MVIQKLIYTVFSLLGVLAFSAETVMAVPLPNKKPFAIPAHDSQARSEQTKFDGPAKEYFGAHRTPASLKAESYGSYAKGCIAGAVEMPKNGTTWQVMRLSRNRNWGHPKLVAFLQDLAGQAPSLGWNGLLVGDMSQPRGGPMLTGHASHQVGLDADIWLRPLPEKRFTPAQLEKVSAISMLKGPMDVAGADRSVDPEIWTPAHAGLIKAAAQHPEVARIFVSPAIKKELCEFETGENRDWLRTVRPWWGHHYHFHVRMKCPAEDKSCKNQPAPPRGDGCGSELGWWLSDEPWVPKPKKPGEKKKVTPKKPPLEVIDLPTQCTKVLLAN; encoded by the coding sequence ATGGTTATTCAAAAACTCATCTATACGGTTTTCTCGCTCTTGGGTGTCCTTGCGTTTTCTGCTGAAACCGTCATGGCAGTTCCCCTACCCAACAAAAAACCTTTTGCAATTCCGGCCCATGATTCTCAGGCCCGCAGTGAGCAAACAAAGTTTGACGGGCCTGCAAAAGAGTACTTTGGCGCACATCGCACACCTGCCAGTTTGAAGGCGGAAAGCTACGGCTCCTACGCCAAGGGCTGCATTGCGGGCGCGGTTGAAATGCCAAAAAACGGTACCACCTGGCAAGTCATGCGCTTGTCTCGCAATCGCAACTGGGGGCACCCCAAGCTCGTCGCATTCCTGCAAGACCTTGCGGGGCAAGCACCTTCTCTGGGCTGGAACGGCCTGCTGGTTGGCGACATGTCCCAACCCCGCGGCGGCCCCATGCTCACCGGTCACGCCAGTCATCAGGTGGGACTGGATGCCGACATCTGGCTTCGTCCACTGCCTGAAAAACGGTTTACGCCCGCCCAGCTGGAAAAGGTCAGCGCCATCTCCATGCTGAAAGGGCCGATGGACGTGGCGGGTGCGGACCGCTCAGTTGACCCTGAGATTTGGACCCCTGCCCATGCGGGCCTTATCAAAGCCGCTGCACAACATCCGGAGGTCGCCCGCATTTTCGTCAGCCCTGCCATTAAAAAGGAACTCTGTGAGTTTGAAACAGGTGAAAATCGGGACTGGCTGCGTACCGTACGCCCTTGGTGGGGGCATCATTATCACTTCCACGTGAGGATGAAGTGCCCTGCGGAAGATAAATCTTGCAAAAATCAGCCGGCACCACCGCGCGGCGATGGCTGCGGGTCAGAGCTGGGTTGGTGGCTTTCCGATGAACCTTGGGTTCCAAAACCAAAGAAACCCGGCGAAAAAAAGAAGGTTACGCCTAAGAAACCACCACTGGAAGTCATCGATCTTCCCACTCAGTGCACTAAAGTGCTGCTGGCAAACTAA
- a CDS encoding alpha/beta hydrolase: protein MSAQIPQFIEVGKDSETRRIAVRQDKRSSTGVLWLSGFKSDMQGTKAQALVKWAEDKGVTCTRMDYSGHGESSGEFTEGTISKWLKEAKAVYERFCDGPTIIIGSSMGGWIALALAKALANGEKLGNGTLAGMVLIAPAPDFTEELMWKQEFTEEIKREIMEKGRMERPSEYEDSPYIITRDLIEDGRKNLLLGEAIPTNCKTIILQGQKDLSVPWQHALRITEQIVNDDVLLTFVKDGDHSLSRPEDLDRLLSSIESLI from the coding sequence ATGAGTGCTCAGATACCCCAATTCATTGAGGTTGGCAAAGACTCTGAAACACGCAGGATCGCGGTCAGGCAAGACAAGCGCTCCAGCACAGGCGTTTTGTGGCTTTCCGGCTTCAAATCCGACATGCAGGGAACCAAAGCACAAGCACTGGTAAAATGGGCCGAAGACAAAGGCGTCACCTGCACCCGCATGGATTACTCAGGACACGGAGAATCCAGCGGGGAGTTTACCGAAGGCACGATCTCCAAGTGGCTTAAAGAGGCCAAAGCCGTTTATGAGCGGTTCTGCGATGGTCCAACAATCATCATCGGCTCGTCCATGGGGGGATGGATTGCCCTTGCCCTTGCCAAAGCACTCGCCAATGGAGAAAAGCTGGGCAATGGAACGCTTGCCGGCATGGTTCTGATTGCCCCGGCTCCCGACTTTACCGAGGAACTCATGTGGAAACAGGAGTTTACCGAGGAAATCAAGCGCGAGATTATGGAAAAGGGCCGCATGGAGCGCCCCTCCGAATATGAAGACAGCCCCTATATCATCACTCGCGATTTGATTGAGGACGGGCGTAAAAACCTTCTCTTGGGGGAAGCTATTCCAACCAATTGTAAAACAATCATTCTACAAGGTCAGAAAGACCTTTCCGTACCTTGGCAGCACGCCCTGCGTATTACAGAGCAGATTGTGAATGATGACGTGCTTCTCACCTTCGTAAAGGATGGCGACCATAGTCTTTCTCGCCCAGAAGATCTTGATCGGCTATTATCCTCCATTGAGAGCCTCATCTAG